ACATTTCGGCTGGTGTAATTTTAATGCCATCTTACGTAAATATTGGAGCTTATGTTGATGAAGGTACCATGGTTGATACATGGGCAACAGTTGGATCATGTGCTCAAATCGGTAAAAACGTGCATCTATCTGGTGGTGTTGGTATTGGTGGGGTTTTAGAACCTTTACAAGCTGCTCCTGTTATTATTGAAGATAACGCATTTATTGGCTCACGTTGTATTGTTGTAGAAGGCGTTCGAGTTGGTAAAGAGGCTGTTTTAGGTGCTAATGTTGTTTTAACTGCATCTACAAAAATTATTGATGTTACAGGTGAAAATCCAGTAGAAATGAAAGGTTATGTACCGGAACGTTCTGTAGTAATTCCTGGTTCTTACACTAAAAAATTTCCAGCAGGAGAATTCCAGGTTCCGTGTGCCTTAATTATTGGCAAACGTAAAGAATCTACCGATAAAAAAACATCGTTGAATGATGCGTTACGCGAACACAATGTTGCCGTTTAACTAGATATTTAAATATTAAATATAATAAAACGTCTGATAAATTTCAGACGTTTTTTTATTTAATACTAATATTTATATCTTGCAAAATATATTAATCACAGAATGACAAATAAC
This genomic window from Flavobacterium agricola contains:
- a CDS encoding 2,3,4,5-tetrahydropyridine-2,6-dicarboxylate N-succinyltransferase is translated as MTDLQTIIEKAWDDRALLQDAATQKAIREVIDLVDNGKLRTAEPVADGWQINEWVKKAVVLYFPIQKMETLEAGIFEYHDKMPLKRNYAEKGVRVVPNAVARHGAYISAGVILMPSYVNIGAYVDEGTMVDTWATVGSCAQIGKNVHLSGGVGIGGVLEPLQAAPVIIEDNAFIGSRCIVVEGVRVGKEAVLGANVVLTASTKIIDVTGENPVEMKGYVPERSVVIPGSYTKKFPAGEFQVPCALIIGKRKESTDKKTSLNDALREHNVAV